The following proteins come from a genomic window of Microbacterium sp. SY138:
- a CDS encoding DUF998 domain-containing protein, producing MPTENTASHPAGTTLRIIASIVGSLLVAVALTIIWVARLSIDRVLYVSGLGADGEPTAGWFELALLLLVTGGFAVAWASRGLRSTVPWLSIWSPSFSVAMASSLFLVASQVTCTTGCPLPVGPAFTWQDLVHTTVAVLAFALAAFAMLQVSFVEGRRTLRVLSLGAGISTAVIAAAGGILSLLQFRTDIGSIFELVATTIGMGWLAILGMDTAVAQRRRRVRRETWKPVAPTLDPHQSTARRTATGALVAVSR from the coding sequence ATGCCCACCGAAAACACCGCCTCTCACCCTGCCGGGACCACTCTCCGCATCATCGCCTCGATCGTCGGAAGCCTGCTCGTCGCCGTCGCGCTGACCATCATCTGGGTCGCCCGTCTGAGCATCGACCGCGTCCTGTATGTGAGCGGACTCGGAGCCGACGGCGAGCCGACCGCGGGATGGTTCGAGCTCGCACTGCTGCTCCTCGTCACTGGTGGCTTCGCTGTGGCCTGGGCCTCGCGCGGGCTGCGTTCGACGGTGCCGTGGTTGAGCATCTGGTCGCCGTCGTTCTCGGTGGCGATGGCATCATCGCTGTTCCTGGTGGCCTCGCAGGTCACGTGCACGACCGGGTGCCCGCTGCCGGTGGGGCCCGCGTTCACCTGGCAGGATCTGGTGCACACCACGGTCGCCGTGCTCGCCTTCGCCCTGGCCGCGTTCGCGATGCTGCAGGTCTCCTTCGTCGAAGGTCGGCGCACGCTCCGGGTGCTCTCGCTCGGCGCGGGCATCTCGACGGCCGTGATCGCCGCGGCGGGAGGCATCCTCTCCCTGCTGCAGTTCCGCACGGACATCGGCAGCATCTTCGAGCTCGTCGCGACCACCATCGGCATGGGGTGGCTCGCGATCCTCGGAATGGACACGGCGGTCGCGCAGCGGCGTCGACGGGTGCGGCGCGAGACGTGGAAACCGGTGGCGCCGACCCTCGACCCGCATCAGAGCACCGCGCGTCGCACCGCGACGGGTGCGCTCGTCGCCGTCTCCCGCTGA
- a CDS encoding ATP-dependent helicase, with protein MSDVLDRFTSATQDWFRGAFAAPTPAQAGAWNAISAGKHALVVAPTGSGKTLSAFLWAIDSVFRERMAETAPPAKGEPRTRILYISPLKALGVDVERNLRSPLIGIGQSARRLGVPAPAVTVGVRSGDTTSSDRRKLVSDPPDILITTPESLYLMLTSRAGETLRGVHTVIIDEVHAVAATKRGAHLAVSLERLDALRRANGIETPAQRIGLSATVRPIDEVARFLGGSAPVEIVAPPASKTFELGVVVPMDDMTNPPPPPGVPGDAADAEYSEVTGSVWPHVEEAIVDRILQNNSTIVFANSRRLAERLTGRLNEIYSERIGVELPAATVPAAMMAQAGATAGADPVLAKAHHGSVSKEQRAQVEEELKSGVLRCVVATSSLELGIDMGAVDLVIQVEAPPSAASGLQRVGRAGHQVGEISRAALFPKHRGDVLHTAIVTERMLAGKIEAIQVPRNPLDILAQQTVAASALGAIGVEEWFETVRRSAPFQALPRSAYEATLDLLAGRFPSDEFAELRPRLVWDRDAGTLTGRPGAQRIAVTSGGTIPDRGLFGVFVAGESTGARVGELDEEMVYESRVGDVFTLGTTSWRIAEITHDRVNVIPAYGQPGKVPFWHGDGIGRPFELGEALGAFSREVSAATPEKAAQRLIDAGLDEQARANLMAHLTEQREATGTLPTDRTLTVERGRDEVGDWRVILHSPYGMKVHAPWALAINARVRERLGVEGSAVASDDGIIVRIPDAEAEPPGAELFVFEPDELEHLVTEEVGGSALFASRFRECAARALLMPRMNPNKRTPLWQQRQRSAQLLEVARRHPTFPVILETLREVLQDVYDLPSLRTLATSIADRRIRLVETEPGQPSPYARDLLFGYVGAFMYEGDSPLAERRAAALSVDPALLGELLGTVELRELLDPDVIAQFEREAQRLDPDRRARGLEGVADLLRMLGPLDADEATARLDPDSIVDTSAAALLDELITARRAIPVTIAGTSRVAAIEDAGRLRDALGAALPTGVPVAFLEPVADPLGDLVARHARTHGPFTTDAIAARFGLGAAVARHTLQRLETAGRITSGYFLPEAAGSGDAIEWCDTEVLRRLRMRSLAAIRGSVEPVSPEAYARFLPDWQHIGRPLDGVDGVLSVIEQFAGVPIPASAWESLVLPSRVRDYSPGMLDELTAAGEVIWSGHGTLPGRDGWVSLHPADIAPFTLPERDTEIASDSLESRILIALDVGGAYFAGQLKEMAAAENEQSVLEALWSLTWSGYVTNDTFAPIRSLLAGGSQAHKVKRRAPRARTYRGVSFTGSAAPRPASIGGRWSLLPALETDPSRRATVTAGLLLDRYGVVTRGAVQAEGVPGGFAQAYRVLAGFEEAGHCRRGYVIEKLGAAQFAASGTVDRLRTYAGLADPPPRTAVTLAATDPANPYGAALGWPKLDGVSHRPGRKAGGLVVLVDGTLVLSLERGGRTVLSFSDDVDVLRAATADLAATARSRRLDTLTVEKINGEGVYGTALALALQEAGFVATPRGYTLRKVV; from the coding sequence ATGAGCGACGTGCTCGACCGTTTCACCTCCGCGACGCAGGACTGGTTCCGGGGGGCCTTCGCCGCGCCCACGCCGGCGCAGGCAGGCGCCTGGAATGCGATCTCCGCGGGCAAGCACGCACTCGTGGTGGCACCGACCGGGTCGGGCAAGACACTGTCGGCGTTCCTGTGGGCGATCGACAGCGTCTTCCGGGAGCGCATGGCGGAGACCGCCCCTCCGGCGAAGGGCGAGCCACGCACGCGCATCCTCTACATCTCTCCGTTGAAAGCGCTCGGCGTCGACGTCGAGCGCAACCTCCGCTCGCCCCTGATCGGCATCGGACAGTCGGCCAGACGGCTCGGAGTTCCGGCGCCGGCGGTGACGGTCGGCGTGCGCTCGGGCGACACGACCTCGAGCGACCGACGCAAGCTCGTGTCCGACCCGCCCGACATCCTCATCACGACCCCCGAGTCTCTGTACCTCATGCTGACGAGCCGCGCAGGTGAGACGCTGCGCGGCGTGCACACCGTGATCATCGACGAGGTGCACGCGGTCGCCGCCACCAAGCGCGGCGCGCACCTCGCCGTGAGCCTGGAGCGCCTCGACGCGCTGCGCCGCGCGAACGGCATCGAGACTCCCGCGCAGCGCATCGGACTCTCGGCCACCGTCCGCCCGATCGACGAGGTCGCCCGGTTCCTCGGCGGCTCGGCTCCGGTCGAGATCGTCGCGCCCCCCGCATCCAAGACCTTCGAGCTCGGCGTGGTCGTGCCGATGGATGACATGACCAACCCGCCGCCCCCTCCCGGCGTGCCGGGGGATGCGGCCGATGCCGAGTACTCCGAGGTCACCGGCTCGGTCTGGCCCCATGTGGAGGAGGCGATCGTCGACCGCATCCTGCAGAACAACTCGACGATCGTGTTCGCCAACTCCCGTCGCCTCGCCGAGCGCCTCACCGGGCGTCTGAACGAGATCTACTCCGAGCGGATCGGCGTCGAACTTCCGGCGGCGACCGTACCCGCCGCCATGATGGCGCAGGCCGGAGCGACCGCAGGTGCCGATCCCGTGCTCGCGAAGGCGCACCACGGTTCGGTCTCGAAGGAGCAGCGCGCGCAGGTCGAGGAAGAGCTCAAGTCCGGCGTGCTGCGCTGCGTCGTCGCGACGAGCAGCCTCGAGCTCGGCATCGACATGGGAGCGGTCGACCTCGTGATCCAGGTCGAGGCACCGCCCTCGGCGGCCTCCGGTCTGCAGCGGGTGGGCCGCGCCGGTCACCAGGTGGGCGAGATCAGTCGCGCCGCGCTCTTCCCGAAGCACCGCGGCGACGTGCTGCACACCGCGATCGTGACCGAGCGGATGCTCGCGGGCAAGATCGAGGCGATCCAGGTGCCGCGCAACCCGCTCGACATCCTCGCGCAGCAGACCGTCGCCGCGAGCGCCCTCGGAGCCATCGGGGTCGAGGAGTGGTTCGAGACTGTTCGCCGGTCGGCGCCCTTCCAGGCTCTTCCGCGTTCGGCCTACGAGGCGACGCTCGATCTGCTGGCCGGTCGATTCCCGTCCGACGAGTTCGCCGAGCTGCGCCCCCGACTGGTGTGGGATCGCGATGCCGGCACGCTGACCGGGCGACCGGGAGCGCAGCGCATCGCGGTGACCAGTGGCGGCACGATCCCGGACCGCGGCCTGTTCGGCGTCTTCGTCGCCGGCGAATCGACGGGCGCGCGGGTCGGCGAGCTCGACGAGGAGATGGTCTACGAGTCGCGGGTGGGAGACGTGTTCACGCTCGGTACGACGAGCTGGCGGATCGCGGAGATCACCCACGACCGCGTCAACGTGATCCCGGCCTACGGGCAGCCGGGCAAGGTGCCGTTCTGGCACGGCGACGGGATCGGCCGCCCGTTCGAGCTCGGCGAGGCTCTGGGCGCGTTCTCCCGTGAGGTGTCGGCGGCCACTCCCGAGAAGGCGGCGCAGAGACTGATCGACGCCGGACTCGACGAGCAGGCGCGCGCGAACCTCATGGCGCACCTGACGGAGCAGCGCGAAGCGACGGGCACGCTCCCGACCGACCGCACGCTCACCGTCGAACGCGGTCGCGACGAGGTCGGCGACTGGCGTGTCATCCTGCATTCCCCCTACGGCATGAAGGTGCACGCACCCTGGGCGCTGGCGATCAACGCCCGGGTGCGTGAGCGCCTCGGCGTCGAGGGGTCGGCGGTCGCGAGCGATGACGGCATCATCGTGCGCATCCCCGATGCCGAGGCCGAGCCGCCCGGCGCAGAGCTGTTCGTGTTCGAGCCCGACGAGCTGGAACACCTGGTCACCGAAGAGGTGGGCGGCTCCGCCCTGTTCGCGTCCCGCTTCCGCGAGTGCGCGGCGCGGGCACTGCTCATGCCCCGCATGAATCCCAACAAGCGCACCCCGCTGTGGCAGCAGCGACAGCGGTCGGCTCAGCTGCTCGAGGTGGCCAGGCGCCATCCGACCTTCCCGGTGATCCTCGAGACCCTGCGCGAAGTGCTGCAGGACGTCTACGACCTCCCCTCGTTGCGCACCCTCGCGACGTCGATCGCCGACCGCCGCATCCGCCTCGTCGAGACCGAGCCCGGCCAGCCCTCGCCGTATGCCCGTGACCTGCTGTTCGGCTACGTGGGCGCCTTCATGTACGAGGGCGACTCCCCTCTCGCCGAGCGCAGAGCGGCCGCTCTCTCGGTCGACCCCGCACTGCTCGGCGAGCTGCTGGGCACGGTCGAGCTGCGCGAACTGCTCGACCCCGACGTGATCGCCCAGTTCGAGCGCGAGGCGCAGCGTCTCGACCCCGATCGCCGAGCGCGCGGACTCGAGGGCGTCGCCGACCTGCTGCGGATGCTCGGCCCCCTCGACGCCGACGAGGCGACGGCCCGCCTCGACCCCGACTCGATCGTCGACACCTCGGCAGCCGCCCTGCTCGACGAGCTGATCACCGCGCGCCGGGCGATCCCCGTGACCATCGCCGGCACGAGCCGGGTCGCGGCGATCGAAGATGCAGGACGCCTGCGCGATGCCCTGGGCGCTGCGCTCCCGACCGGTGTCCCTGTCGCCTTCCTCGAACCCGTCGCCGACCCGCTCGGCGACCTCGTCGCCCGCCATGCCCGCACGCACGGCCCGTTCACGACGGATGCCATCGCCGCCCGGTTCGGACTCGGCGCCGCGGTGGCCCGGCACACCCTGCAGCGCCTCGAGACCGCGGGGCGGATCACGAGCGGCTACTTCCTGCCGGAGGCGGCGGGCAGCGGCGATGCGATCGAATGGTGCGACACCGAGGTGCTGCGCCGCCTGCGGATGCGCTCGCTCGCCGCGATCCGTGGATCGGTCGAACCGGTCTCCCCCGAGGCGTACGCCCGATTCCTGCCCGACTGGCAGCACATCGGTCGCCCCCTCGACGGCGTCGACGGCGTGCTCAGCGTGATCGAGCAGTTCGCCGGTGTTCCGATTCCCGCGAGCGCCTGGGAATCGTTGGTCCTCCCCTCCCGCGTGCGCGACTACTCCCCCGGGATGCTGGATGAGCTGACGGCCGCCGGCGAGGTCATCTGGTCGGGGCACGGCACGCTTCCGGGGCGCGACGGCTGGGTGTCGCTGCATCCCGCCGACATCGCGCCCTTCACCCTCCCGGAACGCGACACCGAGATCGCCTCCGACTCCCTGGAATCACGTATCCTCATCGCCCTCGACGTCGGCGGCGCCTACTTCGCCGGCCAGCTGAAAGAGATGGCCGCGGCCGAGAACGAGCAGTCCGTGCTCGAGGCGCTGTGGTCGCTGACGTGGTCGGGCTACGTCACCAACGACACCTTCGCCCCGATCCGCTCTCTTCTCGCCGGCGGCTCGCAGGCACACAAGGTGAAGCGCCGCGCCCCCCGTGCCCGCACCTACCGCGGCGTGTCCTTCACCGGATCCGCCGCACCGCGGCCCGCGTCGATCGGCGGACGCTGGTCGCTGCTGCCCGCACTCGAGACCGATCCCTCCCGTCGGGCGACCGTCACCGCCGGCCTCCTGCTCGACCGCTACGGCGTCGTGACCCGCGGGGCCGTGCAGGCCGAAGGCGTGCCCGGCGGCTTCGCGCAGGCCTATCGAGTGCTCGCCGGTTTCGAAGAGGCGGGGCACTGTCGCCGCGGCTACGTGATCGAGAAGCTCGGCGCCGCGCAATTCGCCGCCTCAGGCACCGTCGACCGACTGCGCACCTACGCGGGCCTCGCCGATCCACCACCCCGCACGGCCGTCACCCTCGCCGCGACCGACCCCGCGAACCCCTACGGTGCGGCGCTCGGCTGGCCCAAGCTCGACGGGGTGTCGCACCGCCCCGGGCGCAAGGCGGGAGGTCTGGTCGTCCTGGTCGACGGCACCCTGGTGCTCTCCCTGGAACGCGGTGGCCGCACGGTGCTGTCGTTCAGCGATGACGTCGACGTGCTGCGTGCCGCCACCGCCGACCTCGCTGCCACCGCGCGCAGCCGACGCCTGGATACCCTCACCGTCGAGAAGATCAACGGCGAGGGGGTCTACGGCACCGCACTCGCGCTCGCCCTGCAGGAGGCCGGCTTCGTGGCGACGCCGCGCGGATACACCCTCCGCAAGGTCGTCTGA
- a CDS encoding EI24 domain-containing protein: MIREFAAGIRTLLRGFGLWRTRPGLMVLGLIPAIIALILLAAALVPLIISLPSVSTWLTPFAEGWLEPWRGLLRSAVSFVIVAAALALASVVFSALTLTIGDPFYQRIWHAVEVDLGDAPLADGGGFWSALGEGLRLVLLGILIAVLVLLIGLIPAVGGFLGPIAGVVLTGRLLARELTGRAFDARDLNPADRAVLFSGSRARVLGFGVATQLCFLIPGGAVAIMPAAVAGSTMLARDMLTRTGTAALPTTTTPTPPPPAPLGAS; this comes from the coding sequence ATGATCCGAGAGTTCGCCGCCGGCATCCGTACGCTGCTGCGGGGATTCGGCCTGTGGCGCACGCGGCCGGGCCTCATGGTGCTCGGACTGATCCCCGCGATCATCGCGCTGATCCTGCTCGCTGCCGCACTCGTGCCGCTGATCATCTCGCTGCCGTCGGTCTCCACCTGGCTGACGCCGTTCGCCGAGGGGTGGCTCGAACCGTGGCGCGGACTGCTGCGGTCCGCAGTGAGCTTCGTGATCGTCGCGGCGGCGCTCGCCCTGGCCAGCGTCGTGTTCAGCGCTCTGACCCTGACGATCGGCGACCCGTTCTATCAGCGCATCTGGCACGCGGTCGAGGTCGATCTCGGTGACGCTCCCCTTGCCGACGGCGGCGGCTTCTGGAGCGCCCTCGGCGAAGGGCTCCGACTGGTCCTGCTCGGCATCCTGATCGCGGTCCTCGTGCTGCTGATCGGCCTCATCCCGGCCGTCGGTGGATTCCTCGGCCCCATCGCCGGTGTCGTGCTCACCGGTCGACTGCTCGCACGCGAACTGACGGGCCGCGCCTTCGACGCCCGCGACCTCAACCCCGCCGACCGAGCCGTGCTGTTCTCCGGCAGCCGCGCACGGGTGCTCGGCTTCGGTGTCGCGACCCAGCTCTGCTTCCTCATCCCCGGCGGCGCCGTCGCGATCATGCCCGCCGCCGTCGCCGGCAGCACCATGCTCGCGCGGGACATGCTCACCCGCACGGGAACCGCTGCGCTGCCCACGACGACGACCCCGACGCCGCCCCCGCCCGCGCCCCTCGGGGCTTCCTGA
- a CDS encoding DNA-formamidopyrimidine glycosylase family protein, whose product MPEGDTVFRTARRLDEALAGAEVTRFDLRVPRFATLDLTGQPVHGVVPRGKHLLMRIGDSTLHSHLRMDGAWFTYRPGEKWRHPAFKVRAVVGTPRSEAVGVDIAEIEVVATRDEDQLVGYLGPDPLADSWDAAEAVRRLRADTRSIHVALLDQRNVAGFGNEYAAELLFLRGILPTTPTPDVDVSALIDLGVRTIRANRDRRHRTFTGIDRPGQGTWVYGRAGRPCRRCGTLIRRGEQGADPTRERVTFWCPSCQR is encoded by the coding sequence ATGCCCGAGGGCGACACGGTCTTCCGCACGGCCCGACGCCTCGACGAAGCGCTGGCCGGTGCGGAGGTCACCCGCTTCGACCTCCGCGTCCCCCGGTTCGCCACGCTCGATCTGACCGGGCAGCCCGTGCACGGCGTGGTTCCCCGCGGCAAGCATCTGCTCATGCGCATCGGCGACAGCACACTGCATTCGCATCTGCGCATGGACGGCGCCTGGTTCACGTACCGCCCGGGAGAGAAGTGGCGGCACCCGGCGTTCAAGGTGCGCGCCGTCGTCGGCACACCGCGGAGTGAAGCCGTGGGCGTCGACATCGCCGAGATCGAGGTCGTCGCCACGCGCGACGAGGACCAGCTCGTGGGGTACCTGGGGCCGGATCCCCTCGCCGACAGCTGGGACGCGGCCGAAGCGGTCAGGCGTCTCCGGGCCGATACGCGCAGCATCCATGTCGCGCTCCTCGATCAGCGCAACGTCGCGGGGTTCGGCAATGAGTACGCCGCGGAACTCTTGTTCCTGCGCGGAATCCTGCCGACCACGCCGACGCCGGACGTCGATGTGTCCGCCCTCATCGATCTCGGCGTCCGCACCATCCGCGCCAATCGCGACCGCCGCCACCGCACCTTCACCGGCATCGATCGCCCGGGTCAGGGCACCTGGGTATACGGTCGCGCCGGACGCCCGTGCCGACGCTGCGGAACCCTCATCCGACGCGGTGAGCAGGGTGCCGATCCGACCCGCGAGCGCGTCACCTTCTGGTGTCCCTCCTGCCAGCGCTGA
- a CDS encoding DapH/DapD/GlmU-related protein, protein MGKNYVDIENDQGATLRYRKHANGRGLVAHGAKVHPKAHIEAGAYIEPGARVGAGATIARGAWIDEDAVIGEGAFVDAHAHVGHGAAIGDHAYVGVRTDIGAGARIVRGARIGDDETVAAGLTIATDQKGLWLAA, encoded by the coding sequence GTGGGCAAGAACTACGTCGACATCGAGAACGACCAGGGCGCGACGCTGCGGTATCGCAAGCACGCGAACGGCCGGGGTCTCGTCGCGCACGGCGCGAAAGTGCACCCGAAAGCGCACATCGAGGCCGGTGCGTATATCGAACCGGGGGCGCGCGTCGGCGCCGGGGCCACCATCGCCCGCGGCGCCTGGATCGACGAGGATGCCGTGATCGGCGAAGGCGCGTTCGTCGACGCGCACGCGCACGTCGGCCACGGTGCGGCGATCGGCGATCACGCCTACGTGGGTGTCCGCACCGACATCGGCGCCGGAGCGCGCATCGTCCGCGGCGCCAGGATCGGCGACGACGAGACGGTCGCCGCGGGACTCACCATCGCGACGGACCAGAAGGGCCTGTGGCTCGCGGCCTGA
- a CDS encoding response regulator transcription factor encodes MADSIRVVIVDDHSIFRSGLRADLDAGVDVVGEAADVPSAITVIGATQPDVVLLDVHLPGGSGDDAAGGEAVIRGSAPTGARFLALSVSDAAADVVRVIRAGARGYITKGSSGIEVSSAVRAVAEGDAVFSPRLAGFVLDAFGAVSGETATATDELDRLSAREQEVMRLIARGYAYKEVASELFISIKTVETHVSSVLRKLQLSSRHELTAWASERRLL; translated from the coding sequence GTGGCTGACAGCATCCGGGTCGTGATCGTCGACGACCACTCGATCTTCCGCTCCGGCCTGCGTGCCGATCTCGACGCGGGCGTCGACGTGGTCGGCGAAGCGGCCGACGTGCCCTCCGCCATCACCGTGATCGGCGCGACACAGCCGGATGTCGTGCTTCTCGACGTGCATCTCCCGGGCGGAAGCGGCGACGATGCGGCCGGCGGCGAAGCCGTGATCCGCGGTTCGGCACCCACTGGCGCACGGTTCCTCGCGCTGAGCGTCTCGGATGCAGCGGCCGACGTGGTGCGGGTGATCCGTGCGGGGGCCAGGGGCTACATCACCAAGGGCTCGTCCGGCATCGAGGTCAGCAGCGCGGTGCGGGCGGTGGCCGAGGGAGACGCCGTGTTCTCGCCGCGACTCGCCGGCTTCGTGCTGGACGCGTTCGGGGCGGTCTCCGGAGAGACCGCCACCGCGACCGACGAGCTCGACCGGCTCTCGGCGCGCGAGCAGGAGGTCATGCGCCTCATCGCCCGCGGGTACGCCTACAAGGAGGTGGCGTCGGAGCTGTTCATCTCGATCAAGACGGTCGAGACGCACGTGTCATCGGTGCTGCGGAAGCTGCAGCTGTCGTCGCGGCACGAACTCACCGCATGGGCGTCGGAGCGGCGCCTGCTGTGA
- a CDS encoding ATP-binding protein: MSSSAHVPARPPRAAAPPRPPLSRDRDCLVAGVSTGLARHLGVRVWTVRALFIALTLCGGAGVLLYAWCWMFTPWEQGEGAPTRRMPVAWLLLAPAAVGMLVVLVWRGGSDWLSGSIPPDLAALVVGGTAALATGAGLWATLIDRTDTARGPRHTMSIRILSILLLALLFTILLSWPVARSGVALVLLPLAGLAAVVSSTLIPRWRELSGERVRRIREEQRSQMAAHLHDSVLQTLALIQNRAGASSEAARLARAQERELRAWLYDGDAPADSDLPTDLRDYAGALELDYPVRIDVVSAGLSTERASGELAAAAREAILNAARHAGGEISVYIEGSASGVDVFIRDRGAGFRLDDVPSDRLGVRESIIGRMRRAGGSGAVRSDENGTEVHLRIMTGPLQDRPAARPAPAREEQRG, encoded by the coding sequence ATGTCCTCTTCGGCGCACGTTCCCGCGCGACCCCCGCGTGCCGCGGCACCGCCGCGCCCGCCGTTGAGCCGCGATCGCGACTGCCTGGTCGCCGGCGTCAGCACCGGGCTCGCGCGTCATCTCGGCGTGCGGGTGTGGACCGTGCGGGCACTGTTCATCGCCCTCACCCTGTGCGGCGGCGCAGGAGTGCTCCTCTACGCCTGGTGCTGGATGTTCACGCCGTGGGAGCAGGGGGAGGGTGCGCCGACGAGGCGGATGCCGGTGGCCTGGCTGCTGCTCGCTCCCGCGGCCGTGGGAATGCTCGTCGTGCTGGTCTGGCGCGGGGGCAGCGACTGGTTGAGCGGATCGATCCCGCCGGACCTCGCCGCGTTGGTCGTGGGCGGTACGGCGGCGCTCGCGACGGGTGCCGGGCTCTGGGCCACGCTGATCGACCGCACGGACACGGCGCGAGGACCCCGGCACACCATGAGCATCCGGATCCTCTCGATCCTGCTGCTGGCTCTGCTGTTCACGATCCTGCTGTCCTGGCCCGTCGCCCGATCCGGCGTGGCACTCGTGCTCCTTCCTCTGGCCGGACTCGCGGCCGTGGTGTCGTCGACGTTGATCCCTCGATGGCGTGAGCTCTCGGGTGAGCGCGTGCGCCGCATCCGCGAGGAGCAGCGCAGCCAGATGGCCGCGCACCTGCACGACTCGGTGCTGCAGACGCTGGCGCTGATCCAGAACAGGGCGGGGGCCTCCAGTGAGGCCGCACGCCTCGCCAGGGCGCAGGAGCGCGAGCTGCGCGCGTGGCTGTACGACGGGGACGCCCCGGCCGACAGCGACCTTCCGACAGACCTGCGCGACTATGCGGGAGCGCTCGAGCTCGACTATCCGGTGCGCATCGACGTGGTCTCGGCCGGACTGTCGACCGAACGTGCGAGCGGGGAGCTCGCGGCGGCCGCCAGGGAGGCGATCCTGAACGCAGCCCGTCATGCGGGTGGCGAGATCTCGGTGTACATCGAGGGGAGCGCTTCGGGCGTCGACGTGTTCATCCGTGACCGAGGTGCAGGGTTCCGCCTCGACGACGTGCCCAGCGATCGGCTGGGCGTGCGGGAGTCGATCATCGGGCGCATGCGGCGTGCGGGTGGCAGCGGAGCGGTCCGCAGCGACGAGAACGGCACCGAGGTGCACCTGCGGATCATGACGGGCCCGCTCCAGGATCGCCCGGCCGCGCGGCCGGCACCCGCTCGGGAGGAACAACGTGGCTGA
- a CDS encoding PspC domain-containing protein — protein MTIPTAPPPPADPAAPAVGAPGTDIPRGADRFLLWVAGLGVARSEGWLGGVAAGIAARLRIDPLIVRGVLVVAALFGLPTIFLYAAAWALLPDIDGRVHVRDLLRRDYQPVQWGILAMAVIGLFPTAPLAGRLFGLGYDGWSALSLLSWILGLVLVAGLLFLIVRAASRTPGASASDLPTASADQTAPAASAPLDGSGTAEGADATLSTQALPAADTVTEPAAPDAGLGLTPPAPPAPLPPGSQDPLALEAWRAQHAAWKEQDQAWRRQQQDVERAARDQLRRERQAEAAVFAAEAAERRRIRRASNPRAGFAFAATMIGLAIITGAAVGLVAGGEALGGALGLLAAALILALGMIVAGAFRRRSGFLAFATVLTLVGGLVAGAFSAFPGVTLGYASIGNNAPAHVRQPFGDVYVTLNPHDDGPRSIVVDKGSGNTFIYVQPGVELDLRATVDTATVSWTRQDEERGGIVDSGVWPVEERDGRSSVSVKIAAENASTTTAQPVTIHQSSGEIAVIVIEPAKEDQ, from the coding sequence ATGACGATTCCGACTGCGCCCCCACCCCCCGCCGACCCCGCCGCTCCGGCCGTCGGCGCTCCGGGCACCGACATCCCGCGCGGTGCCGATCGCTTCCTGCTCTGGGTCGCCGGTCTCGGCGTCGCCCGTTCCGAGGGCTGGCTCGGCGGTGTCGCCGCCGGCATCGCCGCCCGCCTCCGCATCGACCCGCTGATCGTGCGGGGTGTGCTCGTGGTCGCGGCCCTGTTCGGACTGCCGACGATCTTCCTCTACGCCGCCGCCTGGGCACTGCTGCCCGACATCGACGGACGTGTGCACGTGCGCGACCTCCTGCGCCGCGATTACCAGCCCGTGCAGTGGGGCATCCTGGCGATGGCCGTCATCGGCCTGTTCCCGACCGCGCCCCTCGCCGGCCGCCTGTTCGGGCTCGGATACGACGGCTGGTCCGCTCTGTCCCTCCTCAGCTGGATCCTCGGGCTGGTGCTGGTCGCCGGTCTGCTCTTCCTGATCGTGCGCGCGGCCAGCCGCACCCCGGGTGCTTCCGCGTCCGATCTGCCGACGGCGTCCGCAGATCAGACGGCCCCGGCCGCGTCCGCTCCCCTCGACGGTTCGGGTACCGCCGAGGGGGCGGACGCCACTCTCTCCACGCAGGCGCTCCCCGCTGCCGACACCGTGACGGAGCCCGCCGCACCGGATGCCGGGCTCGGGCTGACCCCGCCGGCGCCGCCGGCCCCGCTGCCGCCCGGATCCCAGGACCCTCTCGCCCTCGAGGCGTGGCGCGCCCAGCATGCCGCCTGGAAGGAACAGGATCAAGCGTGGCGGCGCCAGCAGCAGGATGTCGAACGGGCCGCCCGCGACCAGCTGCGCCGGGAGCGCCAGGCTGAGGCCGCCGTGTTCGCCGCGGAGGCGGCCGAGCGCCGCCGCATCCGCCGCGCATCGAACCCGCGAGCGGGCTTCGCCTTCGCCGCGACCATGATCGGCCTCGCCATCATCACGGGCGCCGCCGTCGGTCTCGTCGCCGGTGGGGAAGCCCTCGGCGGGGCACTGGGCCTGCTCGCCGCCGCCCTCATCCTCGCCCTCGGGATGATCGTCGCCGGAGCGTTCCGTCGGCGGAGCGGCTTCCTGGCCTTCGCGACAGTGCTCACGCTGGTGGGCGGACTGGTGGCCGGTGCATTCTCGGCCTTCCCCGGCGTCACGCTCGGCTATGCCTCGATCGGCAACAACGCGCCCGCTCATGTGCGCCAGCCCTTCGGAGATGTGTACGTCACGCTGAACCCGCACGACGACGGCCCCCGGTCGATCGTCGTGGACAAGGGTTCCGGGAACACCTTCATCTACGTGCAGCCGGGAGTGGAGCTCGATCTGCGCGCCACCGTCGATACGGCCACTGTCTCCTGGACGCGGCAGGACGAGGAGAGAGGCGGGATCGTCGACAGCGGCGTCTGGCCCGTCGAGGAACGCGACGGACGCTCATCCGTGTCGGTGAAGATCGCCGCGGAGAACGCCTCGACGACCACGGCCCAGCCGGTCACCATCCATCAGTCGAGCGGCGAGATCGCCGTCATCGTCATCGAGCCCGCGAAGGAAGACCAGTGA